A region from the Tachysurus vachellii isolate PV-2020 chromosome 25, HZAU_Pvac_v1, whole genome shotgun sequence genome encodes:
- the pcyt1ba gene encoding choline-phosphate cytidylyltransferase B, with protein MEELEHTCPHPRTTLIEPAIFAQEKSCKCRAPHEKLSVAQARLGTPVDRPVRVYADGIFDLFHSGHARALMQAKNLFPNTYLIVGVCSDELTHKYKGFTVMTEEERYEALRHCRYVDEVVRDAPWTLTQEFLKKHKIDFVAHDDIPYSSAGSEDVYKHIKEAGMFVPTQRTEGISTSDLITRIVRDYDVYARRNLERGYTAKELNVSYISEKKYRLQSQVDRMKEKVRTVEEKSKHFVYRVEEKSHDLIQKWEEKSREFIGNFLELFGPDGTWKQMFQERSGRMIQALSPRGSPSSSPPRDYSPSRSPSPPSRWAMPRTSPPSSPKGASASISSMSEGDEDEK; from the exons ATGGAGGAGCTGGAACACACCTGCCCTCATCCTCGGACG ACTCTCATAGAACCCGCCATATTCGCCCAGGAGAAGAGCTGCAAGTGTCGAGCGCCCCATGAGAAGCTGAGTGTTGCGCAGGCTCGACTCGGCACTCCGG TGGACCGACCGGTGCGCGTCTATGCAGATGGGATTTTTGATCTTTTCCACTCCGGCCATGCCAGAGCGCTGATGCAGGCCAAGAATCTCTTCCCCAACACGTACCTGATAGTCGGAG TTTGCAGCGATGAACTCACTCACAAGTACAAGGGCTTCACGGTGATGACCGAGGAGGAGCGTTACGAAGCGTTACGACACTGTCGTTACGTGGACGAGGTGGTGCGAGATGCTCCCTGGACCCTCACGCAGGAGTTCCTGAAAAAACACAAG ATTGACTTTGTGGCCCACGATGATATCCCGTACTCGTCGGCTGGATCTGAGGACGTGTACAAACATATAAAGGAGGCAG GGATGTTTGTGCCTACTCAGAGGACAGAGGGGATCTCCACGTCCGACCTGATCACTCGTATCGTGCGCGATTACGACGTTTACGCCAGACGCAACCTGGAGCGAGGATACACGGCCAAGGAGCTGAACGTCAGCTACATCAGC GAGAAGAAATACCGTCTGCAGAGCCAGGTGGACAGGATGAAGGAGAAGGTGCGGACGGTGGAGGAAAAATCCAAACACTTTGTGTATCGTGTGGAGGAGAAGAGCCATGACCTTATCCAGAAATGGGAGGAGAAATCGCGCGAGTTTATCGGGAACTTTCTGGAACTCTTCGGTCCCGACGGCACGTGG aaGCAGATGTTTCAGGAGCGCAGTGGCCGTATGATCCAGGCGCTCTCTCCCCGCGGTTCTCCCAGCAGTAGCCCTCCCAGGGATTACTCTCCGTCccgctctccctctcctccGTCCCGCTGGGCCATGCCGAGGACCTCGCCTCCATCTTCTCCCAAAGGCGCCTCGGCCTCCATCAGCAGCATGAGCGAGGGAGACGAGGACGAGAAGTGA